The sequence below is a genomic window from Daphnia pulicaria isolate SC F1-1A chromosome 6, SC_F0-13Bv2, whole genome shotgun sequence.
GAATTTTGTAAATGCACCTTTTTATCCCATCCTGCAATCATAACTCCCATGCTAAGTCCCATGCCTTTGTAGTTGTACACCATGTTAACGAGCAGTTTCGATGCAGCGGCAACAGAAATGCGTTCTTTGTTACGAAGTTCATAAAGTCTGCACTGTTTTGAAAGAACACGTTCCCAATAAGTACAATCAGCAGCACCTAATTTAGAATAAGATGAATATTACACTACCTCTTATAACATATCTACTCAATCATTATTATATGAAATTATTCATACCACCAGCCATTGTTCCAAGCAAAAAGTCATTGatttcaatgatttttttcactGATCCAGATcctaggtaaaaaaaaagaattatgatattatttttatatttacaacTAATATTGATCTCATTTACCGATGTACTGCCCCCCAGTTGCTCGAGAATCTACAGCAAGAACAATTCCTCCTTGATATTTGAACCCTAGTGTTGTGGTACCATGGTCATAGTTTATCTTCATTTCTCTGCCATGCTCATCAACAGGGTTCTTACTGTAGGTGTTACTAGgctaaaagaaacaacaatcaTATATGATAGTGAAATGAAACACTCCAAATTGTTgagaaaattcaatgaaaaaaacttacaCAACTCAATGGTGGCAAAGCTAGTTGACAAGGATTCCCAATAGTTTTAAACGACGACAATACATCTTCTAACTCGTCGTGTTCAGTGGTTTTGAAGTTTGAACGAGAATTAATTCCGCAAATTTCAAAGAGAGCCATGACGATGcataaagaaatttcaaagtttGTGATGTACTGTTGTCGACTGCTATGTTTTACAGTGTTGTCAATCTCACCTTTTTGGTTTTCGATCTGATTCTGTCGTCTGTCGTCTGCTAATCGTCGTCGACGGTTTCGCATTTCACATTTTCACCGGCATAGGTGTGTGCTGTATCAAAACATTATATTGAAGACCCGTAAGACTCGTTTAACAGATCAGAACGGATCAGACTTCCGTGTCATCAGTGAATTCGAATAGCTTGCATTATTTTGCGACAAaaccgaaaagaaatttcacggTTGATTTGTAACTTGCTTACAGCTACAGGATGGCGGCCTTTGAAGGTAATAATACGTAAATTAAACCACGTGACAATACCTAAGATATCACTTATTCACGTTCTTCCATAGAAATGGGAGTTTTGCCACAAATCGCGAAGCGTTTAGAAGAGCTAGATTGGATGCTGCCCACAGATGTCCAAGCTGAAGCTGTGCCGATGATTCTAGGTGGAGGAGATGTTTTAATGGCCGCTGAAACTGGAAGTGGGAAAACAGGTAATTAAATATTATGCCATTGAAATATGCTTGACTCATTCTTTATCTTCACAAATTAGGGGCTTTTTGTCTACCAATCATCCAGATTGTATGGGAAACAATTAAAGATATTCAAAGTGGAAAAGCTCCTACAGCATCTGGCAATAATAGTGCTGCTACAGGTGATTTTCTATAACAACCCTCAAGGAATTCTTGTAATGTAAAAGGAATTACAAATTTGCAGAACCACAAGATAAGTGGATTTTAAGCACATACGATCGAACGCCCGCTATGGCTGTGAATCCTGAAGGAACATTGTGTCAATCAAGAGATGCAGCCTGGAGTGGTATAAGAGCTACTCAAGGGGTTGTTAACAAAGGGAAATATTTCTACGAAGCAACAGTTTCAGACGAAGGTCTCTGCAGAGTAGGATGGTCATTGAACGAGGTAAAGCAAGCAGAATTTTACGTCgtcgattatttttctttcagaatCGGACTTTTTGCGTTTTGTAGGCTAATTTGGATCTTGGCACTGATCGTTATGGCTATGGTTTTGGTGGCACTGGTAAAAAATCCAATAACCGGCAATTTGATGATTACGGAACCGCCTATGGATTGAATGATGTTATCGGCTGTGCACTTGATCTCGACAATAGAGTCATCTCGTTCTTTAAAAACGGCGTCGACCTAGGAAAAGCTTTCGACATTAATCCCGAGTTCAAGAACAAAGCTCTCTTTCCTGCCGTAGCTCTGAAggtatgattttattttcgtttaacAATTTATGGCAACTTCTACAACGAATTACCTGTCTTTTATAGAATGCGGAATTAGAATTCAACTTTGGCCAAAAACCTTTCAAATTTGCTCCCCCTAAGAATTTTGTAGCAGTTTGTCAAGCAGCTAAGGATTGTAGAACTGTGAACTCGAATTCCGGAGTTGCAATGCCTGCGCAGGTGAAATTAAAAGCTAATGCTCCGCAGGCCATCATCATGGAGGTATTAAGTTGATTATGTAGTTGCGGTTTCTTGAATATTACTATCCATTTACTGTATGTTTTTGCTGTAGCCGTCTCGCGAGTTAGCAGAACAGACTTACAACGAAATTAACaacttcaaaaaatatttggatGCTCCTGTTATTCGGACGATGCTCGTGGTTGGCGGTATCCCCATCAAAGAGCAACTGAGCGATCTTCAGAAAGGAGTAACATTTGTTAAATTgttctgaaaatttttaatggtttttattaatttggTTACTGTACAGGTGGATATCATTGTTGGCACACCGGGCCGATTAGATGAGCTGATCAAAAGTGAAAACATACTTTTAACCCATTGCCGCTTCTTTGTTTTAGACGAAGCGGATGGGTTGTTGCAACAAGGTCAAGGAGAGATAATCAATCGCTTGCATTCCCGAGCCCCGAAGATCACTACGGACGGAAAACGTCTTCAAATGATCGTTTGTTCTGCCACACTTCATTCGTTCGAAGTGAAGAAGATGGCGGTATTAACTTAAGAAAATGTggcaacaaacaaatattttaattgttttcttgtttaggATCGTCTTATGCATTTTCCGACGTGGATCGACTTAAAGGGCGAGGATTCTGTTCCAGAAACAGTACACCATGTTGTGATCACAGTTGACCCTCGCACTGATATGTCATGGCATAATTTGCCTAAGCGCATACCGACGGATGGGGTGCATGCCAAAGACCGCCTAACTCCCACTTCTGCTACACCTGGTAATAAACTTGTATCGTCGATTATTTATAAAACAAAActaattcaaaattgttttctagAAATGCTTTCGGAAGCCGTAAAGCTATTGAAGGGAGAATATTGCGTCCGGGCCATAATCGAACATAAAATGGACCAGGCCATTATCTTCTGCCGAACGAAAGTCGATTGTGATAATCTTGAAACGTACTTGAATTCTATCGGTATGATCAAATTTTCCACGTTTGTCGCTTCTTGCATAATTCCCGTCTGATATTTTTGTGACTAATTTACTAGACAAGCAAAAATTCTCGTGCGTATGCCTCCATGCAGACCGGAAGCCGCAAGAACGTACCGACAATCTGGAagcttttaaacaaaaaaaagccaagTTTCTCATCTGTACCGACGTCGCTGCTAGAGGATTGGATATCCGCGGTTTACCTTtcagtaacttttttttttttaaatttacctttACAAGCTTTTGCAACCAACGTTTTCCTTTAAATTAGTGATGAACTTCACACTGCCAGATGATAAATCTAACTACGTTCACCGGTAAAAGgatacatttttgtttaatatttattgggcactcacatttgttttgtttttcttgggtAGAATCGGTCGAGTTGGTAGAGCTGAACGAATGGGATTGGCTCTTTCTTTCGTTTCCAATGTCCCGGAAAAAGTTTGGTTTCACGGCCAATGGTGTCCTTCGCACGGAAAAGGTTGTGCGAATACAAAATTGACCAATCAGGGAGGCTGTTGCATCTGGTATGATGAACAACAGGTAATCgctaaaattgaattttaaactgTTGATGaccaatcaaaataatttgctATTATTTTTCAGTGTTTGGCTGAAGTAGAGGAACATTTGGGCATTACAATCTCGCAAGCTGGTACTTACTTATTTACGAGCATGAACGAATAAAACTGTACTAACTAAATTTTACCTTAGGTACTGATATGAAAGTTCCAGTGGATGAATTCGATGGAAAAGTGGTGTAtgggcaaaagaagaaagctACAAGTAAGAGAACGTTTTCATCTGCCGTTTGTTAAAATACTACAAACAGTtcttattcaattttatttcaacagCTTCGGCTTATCAGAGTCACGTAGCTCAAATGGCGGGAGCTGTTCAAGAACTGGCTGTCCAAGAAATGAAGGCTCAGTTACTTTTCCATTCATTCGCTAATAATGCTAAGAAAATTTTCGGATCTGTTTAATATCGAAGGATCGATATTCGTTTCGCTGATGGGCTTTCTTGTTGCTTGAACATTTTCTGATTGCAAACTCAAGCGTGTCTGTTCTTCTCAAGTCATGGAAATAATATAACTCTTGAAATTAATCAATAGTATATTAAGTTGAGAAatcattcatcaactttttcccCTTCATTAGATAATATCTTCTCTACAGTTTCTTTTAAGCAAAGTTGAACAACAGGTTGAACTTTTAAGCAATACTCAGTGGCAAGTTTGAGCATCTGTTCAAGATCCTCTGTCTTTGATACACCTTCATGTACATAGGCAGCTACCTGATGAGTTGATGGCATAAAACCAACAGTGAGGTTTGAGTTGTTTTCATCATGATTAAGCTCTGGTTGCCATTCTTCATCTTTGGTCGGATCAAGCAAGAAGAGCTTGGGTATTTGTCTCTGGAAAAAGGATTTTGTTTAAACGTAAAGAGGTTCTGAAATGGTtaagtgaagaagaaaaaacaagcctTACCACTGATGTTCCAATCACCAAATCATACATGGGAATGCTGGCACTTGCTAGAGCTAGACTTGCACAAGTTAGAGCAGCTGCTAGAGGTGAGCCATCATTTTCAATGACCATAACATTAACTTCAACTTGGGCTTTGGGGAATTTatgctgaaaagaaaaaaaaaactttctttaaTAAGGAAATATTGGGAAATATGTTGAGAAGGAAATTACAAGACAAACTGCTGCTTCCAAAGCTTCTCTGAGTAATCCACTCAACACAAGCTCTTCATTGTCTTGTTGATGTCCACGTCTCTTTTGGCACGAAAATGGGGCAAATTTGAATTCACAGAAGAGCTGGCCATTAAGACTGAAGTCGGATTTCTTCTGTACTTCACGCGGACCATACACACCACAAACCAATTTTGTGTTACCTTGCTCTATGTATGCAGATCCTTTAGCCTGACTGATAATTCCTGTCTTCAAAACttgacaaaagaataaaaatgaacattaaGAAGGGAAAAATTTCTACAATCAGAATATTACATAGTTGTCTTGCATCAGTGGGCATCCGTTTGTCTTTACGAACTTTGTTGGTaccaatcaaaattttctgtAAATCTGCTGACAAGGCGAACTCCACTTCGttggcatttttcttttccaatagTGTGTAACAGAAAGAGGTTTCAGGTCCTTGCAGTCTTCTTGAATCAACCGGCATTGTGTCTCACTTGATGAATCGATGTCAAAGTAAACTAAATTTCAAACACGTTGATCAGTAAATTCGTCTGCTCTTCCAATTTGTCGATGTTGCCAATATTCtgtaatcatattttttttttttttcaaatttgttttcctcgGCCGGCCAATGGCCCGGTCCCGGTCCCCGGGGCCGCCTCCGCTTCAGTTGAAGGAACCTCCCTCTACTTCGCTCTTTTATGGGGAATTTCTAATGCCGCTggtctttttaaattgttcttcAGTCGTCTTTGAACTTCTTTGACGTTTGGAACCTTCCAAAGTTAGTTATCTTGCGCGGTTAGTAGatgaataatttcaaatggtGTCGGCAAATTCGGGACTAAAGTCGAAATCCACCGTAAAATCTACACATAGTTGACGTTGTAAGTGCCGTGCTCTTCCTGTCAGTCAATTTGTTCTTATTCCCCGAAATAAGTGTGATGAAGAAAAGATTTCAAGGCCGCTAGAGGTGTAAAGTCCTCGAGGgttcaaagtaaacaaaaCACGTAGTCCACGAAGGTATTgaaataatgtaaaaaaatggCAACTGGCAAGatcttatgtttttttttactatgcaGATGATCTCTCGAACCTTGAAAAGTTTTTGGTTTCACCTAAAGCAACACAAACGCGGATCTCGTCGTTGGATTGTCTCAATCGCCATACTTCAGGTTCACCGCCCTTACGATTATTTACTACCGTCGAGTCTTTTACCTGAGTCTTCCTTGTAATTTGTGATGCTTGAGAAAACTGGAAAATGGTTCCTTCAACAACTCCAAAACAGCGACAAAAGCTCGACGTTCCGTGTGGATGATTTtatgtccttttttctttgttgtgcTGATTGTAGGTCGTCACGGTCCTCGTCTTCTTTCATTCATCGCCCAGTAATGTTTGGAGAAACCCTTTCGCTGTGCAAATTCAACAAGTTCAAAATGAATTGCAGACTTCCGTCAATTCTCTGCCGATGATTAGCTTCGATGAAAATCGAGTCGTCACACTGGAAGATGACGAGTTTTCGCACTTCCAGCCCGTCGGACTTGCGCCTCTCTGCTACTTGGAGGGAACATCTGTTTCTAAAACGTTGTCCAGCAATAGCTCCAAATGTCTGTGCCGGGCCAATTATTTTGGTCACGAATGTGGCATCCCGGCTGCCGTTTGGCACCGGACCATATCCAAAAAGTATCATAGATGGCCACTGAAGCCACGAAAAGTGCCAAGGAGGATAATTCATGGTCTCAATATAAatcatgaaattgaatttttccgtGTTCGACTTGAAGAATTGAAGGtagtaaaaacaaaagcaattaaaaagttaaattcgattatttaaaaaaatgaattcaaccTTAATGAACAGGATGCTGTCGACGTATACATTGTCTGTGAATCAAATTACACAGCCCACGGAGACGCCAAACCACTTCACTTGATGGATAAATTACGGTCGGGTTTCATGGGGGCATATCACTCAAAAATCGTTCACGTTCCATTGTACAAGTTCCCGCCGGAGGGTCGAGAAAACGGTTGGTTCATCGACATGTACTTGCGGACCTACATGGGCATTCACGGATTGAAGCGAGTCCACGGAGTCCGATCGGATGACTTGTTCGTTCTGCTGGATGCAGATGAAATTCCGACACGGGAGGTTCTCATGTTCCTCAAACTCTACGACGGATATCCAGAACCAGTTCGCCTTGCAATGCGTTGGTctgttttcggatttttctGGAAACGGAAGAGGGGCAAACAAACTGGATCCATATTCAACTGGATATTGGATGTTGTAAAAGAAGACGACAATAACGCCGAAGATCTACTCGAAGTCACTGCGGTAAATCATCATGACTGTTagacatttttcaaatctagTACTGAAACATCCGCTTTATGTGATGCAGGTGAGCACAATGAATCTGGTGTGGAAAGTCTGTCAAAACAACACATTTCTCATTCGCAAAGACATGACCAACAATGCCGATTTCCAGGAGAGGCTAAGTCAGTACCGCACAGAAGGTATTAAATGGCAATTAATTGGATTTAAAAAGAGAACGATTTGACAGCTAGTTACCTGAACAGGTAACCGCGTTTCACCGTGGACATCGGGGACGAAACAAGCCTACGCTGGTCACCATTGCTCATGGTGCTACAGTCCGGAAGGCATTCGGACGAAACTGCTATCGGCACACGCGGACGATAAACCACGATGGGGTGACTTTGCTGAAAAACTCGACCTCCGATACATTTCTCGACTGATTCGGGAAGGTGAATGGTTCGATTCCTCTCGTCCATTTGTGATGGCTGACTTGGAAAAGGAAGAGCAGTACGCACCGAAATTTATGCTACAACACCCCCAGCAATTCAGTCAACTTCTCTATCCTCCTGACATGACAAACGAATTGTATTCTTCAAACTCCCATAATCTTGATTCCCAATAATTAATTCTTAAAAAGATGCGGTTTAAAAAGTCGACCAAGACAAAGTGTTTTAAGGTGGTGGCTGGTACGCTGGGTAGCGTGGTTGCTCATATCCTGGATACTGTTGCTGAGGCGGACCGGGTGGACGATATTGTCCATACGAGTTAGGCGGTGGCGGTCCTGGAGCAGGATAACCAGCTGGAGGGTAACCATGGGGCGCACCGGGCTGCGCATTTGGGACTGGAGGATAACCAGAAGGAGCTGGAGGACCATACGGCTGAGGCCCTTGAGGAGCTCCATAAGCCGGTTGCATAGGAGGATACGGTTGAGGTCCTCCAGGTGCTCCATACGGAGCGCCAGGTTGGTTGGGTGGAGGAGGGTAATGACCCTGTCCAGGTGCCGAGTAAGGGCCAGTTGGAGGCGGCCCGGGCTGTGGATGACCTGCTGGCGGTGCCCCATAGACTGGTTGCTGCGGTGGCAGAGGAGCTCCAGGTGGAATGCTGTTGGCATAGGGATATGGAGCTCCTGGCTGGGAATGCGGATAGCCGCCTGGTGGTGCTCCTgttttgaagaaagaaatcaataTTATTTGAATACCATCATTTCATACcacacaaaatcaaatttaccaGCATAGTTGTAAGAAGGCTGGGGCTGCTGTGGAGGCTGCGATTGATTATGAGGTGGACCTTGGCTGTGAGGGGGTCCCGGTGCTTGATTATGAGACGGCTGTCCTGGATTGTGCGGAGGTCCTGGAGCAGGACTTGTACCTCCAGTTGCCGGTTGGCTGTACACTTTATTCgagaaaataaatgtcaagATACTTGTGAATATAATATTACAGGTTTTAGCTACTTACTCGGTTGTGCTTGGGTCGGTGTGGCCGGACCCGGAGAACTTCTCTGTTGAGGATGTTGCTGCGGGCTCGGATGCTGCGGCGGATGCTGAGATGGATGTTGCTGAGGAGGATGCTGGGCAGGGTGTTGTTGCGGAGGATGTTGAGATGGATGTTGTTGAGAAGGATGAGATGGATGTTGGGGATGCTGCTGAGGAGGATGTTGGGCATGCGGTTGTGACGAATGCTGTTGCGGCGGATGTTGCTGGGGATGTTGTTGAGGGGGATGGGCTTGAGAAGGATGAGGTTGGGATGGATGAGGTTGAGAAGGATGAGGCTGGGATGGATGAGGTTGAGAAGGATGGGGCTGGGATGGATGGGGTTGAGAAGAATGGGGCTGGGATGGATGGGGTTGGGATGGATGGGGTTGAGAAGGATGGGGTTGGGAAGGATGGGGTTGTGAAGGATGGGGTTGTGAAGGATGGGGTTGTGAAGGATGGGGTTGTGAAGGATGGGGTTGTGAAGAATGGGGCTGGGAAGGATGTTGTTGGGGAGGATGGGGCTGGGAAGGATGTTGTTGGGGAGGATGCGACTGAGAAGGATGGGGTTGAGGAGTATGTGACTGAGGAGCGTGTGGTTGTGGTGTGTGAGGTTGAGGGGGATGCGCCTGGGATGGATGTTGCTGAGGAGGATGTGATTGAGAAGGCTGAGTAGCACCGGTTGGCGGCGAGTAACTTCCCTGGGCAACAGAAGACGATGGTGGAGTAGGTCCGTTAAAGGCTGACGATGCTTGTGGAGCGGCCGGAGAACCAGGCATCTGATTAACTGGGGCATTTTGACCTTGCGGTTGTTGAGGCCCGTATGGAGCCGGTTGAGGATATCCGTacggttgttgctgttgaggTGGATAGTaaccctgttgttgttgtggtggtgCTGGTTGACCACCATACGGTTGATTCTGATAACCTGGCTGGGGAGCCGGATTGTAAGGCTGGTTTGGATACTGAGCAGGAGGCTGCCCACCATACTGGGGATACTGAGGCCCATAGCCTGGCTGAGGGGCAGGAGGACGatactgctgctgttgtggcTGTTGGCCATAAGCATGTGGTGACTGTGGACCGTTGTAAGGATATCCAGGCTGTTGAGGACCTTGAGGACCTCCCGGTTGCTGTCCAGCTGGCATCATTGGTGGTCTATAGGGTCCCGGTTGATTGGCAGGCGGCTGCCCACCGTATGAAGATACTGGTGGACCCTGTGGCCCACCTTGTTGAGGATTGGGTGGAGCTGGTGATGCAGAATCTTGATTGTTTGGACCAGATGGTTGAGGTGGATTACCGGGAGCATTTGGCATGCCTTGAGGTGGCTACATGGTAAAGACATTTTATAAAAACATAAATTGGATATTCTTCACAAATAGTTTTAAAACTCACAGGAAGAAGTGTCTGAATGTTCTGAGCTGGATCAGCCACAGACGCCAAGTACACCAAGTTGCGATGAAGGATTTGCTCAACCCTGTGAGAAAAATGTGCAAATCATTTCACAACCAAGTCCCGCAAAAAACACAAAGGATACTTACTGCAGGCACTCGTGTGTCTTTCCTCTAGCCTGGTAATCCTGAATCGTCGCTATGTGTTGACTGTTTTCATCCAGGAGCTGTAAA
It includes:
- the LOC124343723 gene encoding proteasome subunit beta type-5-like, yielding MALFEICGINSRSNFKTTEHDELEDVLSSFKTIGNPCQLALPPLSCPSNTYSKNPVDEHGREMKINYDHGTTTLGFKYQGGIVLAVDSRATGGQYIGSGSVKKIIEINDFLLGTMAGGAADCTYWERVLSKQCRLYELRNKERISVAAASKLLVNMVYNYKGMGLSMGVMIAGWDKKGPGLYYVDNDGTRTPGQVFSVGSGSLYAYGVLDSGYKPDLTDEEAYELGRRAIYHATYRDASSGGIIRVYHIKSTGWVKISEQDCTELHYQYEEAERTSK
- the LOC124343614 gene encoding ATP-dependent RNA helicase Ddx1-like, which encodes MAAFEEMGVLPQIAKRLEELDWMLPTDVQAEAVPMILGGGDVLMAAETGSGKTGAFCLPIIQIVWETIKDIQSGKAPTASGNNSAATEPQDKWILSTYDRTPAMAVNPEGTLCQSRDAAWSGIRATQGVVNKGKYFYEATVSDEGLCRVGWSLNEANLDLGTDRYGYGFGGTGKKSNNRQFDDYGTAYGLNDVIGCALDLDNRVISFFKNGVDLGKAFDINPEFKNKALFPAVALKNAELEFNFGQKPFKFAPPKNFVAVCQAAKDCRTVNSNSGVAMPAQVKLKANAPQAIIMEPSRELAEQTYNEINNFKKYLDAPVIRTMLVVGGIPIKEQLSDLQKGVDIIVGTPGRLDELIKSENILLTHCRFFVLDEADGLLQQGQGEIINRLHSRAPKITTDGKRLQMIVCSATLHSFEVKKMADRLMHFPTWIDLKGEDSVPETVHHVVITVDPRTDMSWHNLPKRIPTDGVHAKDRLTPTSATPEMLSEAVKLLKGEYCVRAIIEHKMDQAIIFCRTKVDCDNLETYLNSIDKQKFSCVCLHADRKPQERTDNLEAFKQKKAKFLICTDVAARGLDIRGLPFMMNFTLPDDKSNYVHRIGRVGRAERMGLALSFVSNVPEKVWFHGQWCPSHGKGCANTKLTNQGGCCIWYDEQQCLAEVEEHLGITISQAGTDMKVPVDEFDGKVVYGQKKKATTSAYQSHVAQMAGAVQELAVQEMKAQLLFHSFANNAKKIFGSV
- the LOC124343747 gene encoding exosome complex component MTR3-like, which produces MPVDSRRLQGPETSFCYTLLEKKNANEVEFALSADLQKILIGTNKVRKDKRMPTDARQLFLKTGIISQAKGSAYIEQGNTKLVCGVYGPREVQKKSDFSLNGQLFCEFKFAPFSCQKRRGHQQDNEELVLSGLLREALEAAVCLHKFPKAQVEVNVMVIENDGSPLAAALTCASLALASASIPMYDLVIGTSVRQIPKLFLLDPTKDEEWQPELNHDENNSNLTVGFMPSTHQVAAYVHEGVSKTEDLEQMLKLATEYCLKVQPVVQLCLKETVEKILSNEGEKVDE
- the LOC124343658 gene encoding beta-1,4-mannosyl-glycoprotein 4-beta-N-acetylglucosaminyltransferase-like — protein: MISRTLKSFWFHLKQHKRGSRRWIVSIAILQVVTVLVFFHSSPSNVWRNPFAVQIQQVQNELQTSVNSLPMISFDENRVVTLEDDEFSHFQPVGLAPLCYLEGTSVSKTLSSNSSKCLCRANYFGHECGIPAAVWHRTISKKYHRWPLKPRKVPRRIIHGLNINHEIEFFRVRLEELKDAVDVYIVCESNYTAHGDAKPLHLMDKLRSGFMGAYHSKIVHVPLYKFPPEGRENGWFIDMYLRTYMGIHGLKRVHGVRSDDLFVLLDADEIPTREVLMFLKLYDGYPEPVRLAMRWSVFGFFWKRKRGKQTGSIFNWILDVVKEDDNNAEDLLEVTAVSTMNLVWKVCQNNTFLIRKDMTNNADFQERLSQYRTEGNRVSPWTSGTKQAYAGHHCSWCYSPEGIRTKLLSAHADDKPRWGDFAEKLDLRYISRLIREGEWFDSSRPFVMADLEKEEQYAPKFMLQHPQQFSQLLYPPDMTNELYSSNSHNLDSQ
- the LOC124343613 gene encoding basic proline-rich protein-like, coding for MSLTFAQRGRPPPSPAQIQKLLDENSQHIATIQDYQARGKTHECLQVEQILHRNLVYLASVADPAQNIQTLLPPPQGMPNAPGNPPQPSGPNNQDSASPAPPNPQQGGPQGPPVSSYGGQPPANQPGPYRPPMMPAGQQPGGPQGPQQPGYPYNGPQSPHAYGQQPQQQQYRPPAPQPGYGPQYPQYGGQPPAQYPNQPYNPAPQPGYQNQPYGGQPAPPQQQQGYYPPQQQQPYGYPQPAPYGPQQPQGQNAPVNQMPGSPAAPQASSAFNGPTPPSSSVAQGSYSPPTGATQPSQSHPPQQHPSQAHPPQPHTPQPHAPQSHTPQPHPSQSHPPQQHPSQPHPPQQHPSQPHSSQPHPSQPHPSQPHPSQPHPSQPHPSQPHPSQPHPSQPHPSQPHSSQPHPSQPHPSQPHPSQPHPSQPHPSQPHPSQAHPPQQHPQQHPPQQHSSQPHAQHPPQQHPQHPSHPSQQHPSQHPPQQHPAQHPPQQHPSQHPPQHPSPQQHPQQRSSPGPATPTQAQPMYSQPATGGTSPAPGPPHNPGQPSHNQAPGPPHSQGPPHNQSQPPQQPQPSYNYAGAPPGGYPHSQPGAPYPYANSIPPGAPLPPQQPVYGAPPAGHPQPGPPPTGPYSAPGQGHYPPPPNQPGAPYGAPGGPQPYPPMQPAYGAPQGPQPYGPPAPSGYPPVPNAQPGAPHGYPPAGYPAPGPPPPNSYGQYRPPGPPQQQYPGYEQPRYPAYQPPP